The Homo sapiens chromosome 20, GRCh38.p14 Primary Assembly sequence AACAACTCCAGGTTAGGAGAACAGATGGAGCACGTATAAAACATCCACtcacggccgggcgtggtggctcacgcctgtaatcccagcactttgggaggctgagatgggcggatcatgaggtcaggagatcaagaccatcctggctaacacggtgaaaccccgtctctactaaaaatacaaaaaattagccgggcatggtggctgatgcctgtagtcccagctactcgggaggctgaggcaggagaatggcgtgaacccgggaggcggagcttgcagtgagccgagattgcgccactgcactccagcttgggcgactgagccagactccatctccaaaaaaaaaaaaaaaaaaatccactcacCATGAGAACctggtgacttttaaaaaaaaacaaaaaaacacaacacttGCTACAACTCCAAACAcacggttttttgtttttttttttatttttcagagacagggtctcactatgttgcccaggctggtctcaaactcttggcctcaagcgatcccccgACCTTGGGCTCCTAATGTGCTGGGACCAGACCagaggcacaagccactgtgcccagccctctattctttttaattaaaaattaaacaactatAACCTCATTGGAAAACTGCTTGGCAGTacctaataaaaatgataaatgaaatgagtaattccactttttttttttttttgagacagagtcttactctgtcacccaggctggaatgcagtggtgcgatctcagctctctacaacctctgcctcctgggctcaagcactcctcccacctcagcctccccagtagccaggactacaggcacatgccaccacacccagctaatttttgtattttttttttttttttgagattacaggcatgtgccaccacgccggctaattttgtatttttagtagagacgggtttctccatgttggtcacgctagtctcgaactcccaacctcaggtaaactgcctgcctcagcctcccaaagtgctgggattacaggcatgagccaccgtgcctggccaatttttttgtatttttaatagagacggggtttcaccatgttggccaggctggtctcgaactcctgacctcaggtgaccgacccacctcagactcccaaagtgctgggattacaagcttgagccaccatgcccagccatggcatgtgtttaattttaaaagaaactggcaaattgttttccaaaatgactgtACTTACTTACACTCCCATTAGCAGAGTATAAGAGTTtctgttgcttcacatcctcatcaacataaAAATTTGCAATTTTGTAAAAAACGCTACACCATGCTAACCAAACAAAGCAGGGCAACGGACTACCAGTCTTCAGCCTCTCCTCTGAGCCATGCCCTTGTAGAGGACAATTTCACAACAGCTATCAAGAttacaaatgcacacacaaaaaaagagaaaacacacacacacacacacacacacacacagccaacatggtgaaaccccatctctactaaaaatacaaaaaattagctgggcgtggtggcaggtgcctgtaatgccagctacccaggaggttgaggcaggagaatcgcttgaacccgggaggcagaggatgcagtgaggcaagatagtgtcattgcactccagcctgggccacagcgcgagactctgactcaaaaaagaaaaaagagagaggaaaaaaaacacaacaaagatTACAGATGCATATATTCTTTGATCTAGGAACCCCAGTTCTGGAATTTATCATTTAGATATACTTCCCCATGATACTAAATCATGAGTGTATGAGGTTATTTATTGTTGCATTCTTGTGATAGCAAAAGattggaaataactcaaatgtccataaaTAGAAGACTTCTTAAATAAATTTGGTACAGACAATATAATGTTATatggctttaaaaagaaaaaaaaaaaagaggaagttttCAAtgtcctcccaagtagccaggattacaggcgtgagccaccatgccgggataatttttgtatttttagtagagatggggttttgccatgttatacaagctggtctcgaactcctggcctcaagcgatccacccacctcagcctcccaaaatgctaggattacaggcatgagctaccgtgcccagcctgctaaGGAAAGATTTTGTATTAGctaggattctccagagaaacagaactaggAAAGAGGGCAGATAGGAAAGACTGACATATTATaaggaattgactcacacaattatggagtcTGACCAGTCCCAAGAGCTGCAGGTTGGGTTGGCAagttggagacccaggagagccaatggtttagttccagtctgagtcccaaTGCCTGAGAGCCAGGAAAGTCAATGATGTATCTCCAGTCCAAAGGGCAGCAGGTTTGAGACCAAGGAAGAATCAATGTTTCAGTTTGATCCCAAAGGCGAGAAAAAAGCTGATGTTCCAGTTCAAAGACCACCAGGCAATAAAAATTCTCTCTTATTTGGGGAGGGCCagcctttttcttctatttaggtCTCAACTGACTGGATGTGGCCCACTCACATTAGAGAGGGAAATCTGTTTCACTCATctgctgatttctttcttttttccttttgtttttgaaatggattctcactctgttgcccaggctggagtgccgtggcatgatcttggttccctgcaacctccacctcccgggttcaagcgattctcctgcctcagcttcctgagtagctggggttacaggcaatcaccaccacgcccggctaatttttgtatttttagtagagacggggtttcgccatgttgaccaggctggtcttgaatgcctgacctcaggtgattagcccgcctcggcctcccaaagtgctgggattacaggcgtgagccaccgtgcccggcctcatctgctgatttaaatgttaaccttagccgggtgcggtggtttacccctgttttcccagcactttgggaggccgaggcgggcggctcacTCGAGCTCAGGTGTTcgggtcaacatggtgaaacctgcctctactaaatacataaaaattagctgggcatggtggcatgagcctgtagtcccagctactcaggaggccgaggcacgagaatcacttgaacccaggaggtggagggtgcagttaactgaaattgtgccactacactccagccagggtgacaaaacaagactcttcTCTCAAAAATAAGAGTAAGACaaatgtgcatgtttgtttatAGTCACATAAAGTCATTCCGGAAGGATACATAAAAACTAAAGATAGAGGTTCCCTATTAGAGATGTGCTGGGAATAAGAAGACTTTTcactttttatgtgttttttttaaatcatatatatgttttatctaTTCAAAACATTAAGTAACAAAGTTTAAATACCCTTGCATGCCTTCCTCTCCTGTAGGGTTGTGAACACTGGAGGGAACAAATCATGTTTTATACTCACTTTTGTATTCCTGGTATttagtacatagtaggtactcaataaatagagGAAAGAACGAATGAATGAACCAGAAGATAGCAGATTTAGTGTCGGTtagagagaggagaggggccaggcacagtggctcacacatgtaatcccagcattttgggaggctgaggcaagaggctcacttgaacctaggagttggagaccagcctgggtaacaaagcgaaatcctgtctctacaaaaaaaaaaaaaaaaaaaaaaaaaaaaaaagcccaggagcagtggctcacacctgtaatcccagcactttgggaggccgaggtgggtggatcacctgaggttagcagttcgagaccaactaggccaacatggtgaaacaccatctctactgaagatacaaaaattagttgggcgtagtggcaggtgcctgtaattccagcaactcaggaggctgaggcaggagaatagcttgaacctgggaggcagaggttgcagtgagccgagatcatgccgctgcactccagcctggatgacagagtgagacatctcataaaaaaaaaaaattagctggatatggtggtatgcacctgtccTCCCACctattctagaggctgaggtgtaaagattgcttgaacttgggaggctggggttgcagtgagccaagattgtgccactgcactccagcctgggcgacagagtaaaaccctgtctctaaaaaagaagggagttagggctgggtgcggtggctcacggctgtaatcccagcactttaggaggccgaggctggtggatcacctgaggtcaggagtttgagaccagcctgaccaatatggtggaaccccgtctctactaaaaatacaaaaagtagccgggtgtggtggcgtgtgcctgtaatcccagctacttgggaggctgagacagaggaatcacttgaaccagggaagtggagagtgcagtgagccgagatcataccactgcactccagcctgggtgacagagcaatactctgtctcaaaacaaaaaaaaagaaagaaagaaaaattttttaaaaattaaattaaaaataagggaGTTATAATCTTATCTAATGTAATCACAAAAGTTGACATCCTATCACATTTGCTGTATTCTACTTAtcagaagcaagtcactaagtccagcctACATTCAAGGAAAGGGTACACATGGGGGTGACGTCCAGGAGGCAGGGATTACTGGGAGCCACGTTAGGAGCTGTCTACTACAAGGAGGAAAAAGCAATGAAAGGATGAAATCTAGGATGGTGGTTATCTCTGAGTGGAAGCAAGGGGGAGAGATGCAAGAAGCACATGGCCGGTGAAAGTTATTTGTAATAATTCCATTCTTGGGGCAGGTGGTGGATTTATAGGTGTTCATAAGTGAGTTGATTATGGACAAATGGGGAGAGAGTGTCATGAACCAAGGATTATATTTAGTCCAATtcagtaatatttaaaatattcaataataaatgaaataaaaattgccaACTACTCCTGACCTTGTTCTGAGCCCCATCCATGCACTCCACCTGGTCTTAGTTTAACACTGGCTCCACCTGACCCTCCACTTGCCCCAAACTAACCGTTAGCCCTTCACACACACTGACCCTTGCTATAGCACCACGATCTCTCCATAGTCTGCAATAGGCCCCCGGAGTTCTATTCCCTGAAACTTTTATCCATGTAACCTCACCTGTAGGCTGCTATATGTAAAGATAGTAGGAATGGCTGATGGAGTGGCCCGAGGACCAGGAGACAGGGCAGGCTAACAGTTCTGCCTTAGCAGTAGCACTGTGGGCCCAGAAGACAGGTTTGATGGCTGGTATCACGACCTCACCTATTGGCCTCCTACATGGCAAAGGCTGGGCCAGGTCCTGATGGTTCTTCCTCTTTGAGGCTTCTGCTCCTGGTATCCAGATATAGCTAAGTCTGTCTCTGAGAAGTGCACCTCTGCCACAGCACCAGGCCTGTAACTCCCTTGTTGGTAATAGACTCTATCAACTCTCTCCTTTCCTGTCTTTGATGAAGTAAGCTACCATACTGGAGATGGCTATGTGTCAAGGAAATGAGAGTGGCTATTGGCCAACAATGAGTAAAACACTGAAGCTTTCAGTTTGACAGCCCACTAGGAAGTAAATTCAGTCAGCAACCAAGTAAGCCTGGAAGCCTGGATCCTTCCTCAGTTGTGCCTTCAGATGAGACTGCAGTTCTATTGGCCCTTTGCTTGCAGCCTTGTAGGAAACATTGAAGTGGAGGACCCAGCCAAGCCTGGCCTGGACTCTTGACCCacagaaaatgtgagatataataataagtatttgttgttcTAAGCTGCTACATTGGTGATAATTTGCTACACAGTAAGAGATAATGTATACaggttcttttcatttcttttgctattacaaagagtgtttctgtgggccaggcatggtggctcacgcctgtaatcccagcacttttggaggccaaggcaggtggatcacttgaggtcaggagttcgaggccagcctagccaacatggtgaaacctgtctctaccaaaaatataaaaaattagccagatgtggtggcatgcacctgtaatctcacatacttgagaggctcaggcaggagaatcgcttgaactcaggaggtggaggttgcagtgagccgagatcgtgcaattgcactccagcctggacgacagagcaagactccattttaaaaaaaacaaaaccaaacaaaaagagtgttgctaTGAACGTTGTTGTAACATGTCTCCCAGAACACAGAACACAAGAGCCTAGGTTTCCCTTGGGTATGTGCTGGGTATatgcctaggaatggaattgttaGATCTCaggatgtttgttttgttttgagacagagtgtccttctgttgcctaggctggagtgcagtggtgcgatcttggctcactgcaacctctgccccccagcttcaagcaattctcctgcctcagcttcccaagtagctgggactacaggtgcccgccaccacgcctggctaattgttcgtatttttaatagagatgggttttcaccattggccaggctggtcttgaactcctggcctcaagtgacccacctgccttggcctcccaaagtggtgggattacaggcctgagccaccatgcccagctggatcTCAGGATTTACAAATGTTCCACATTACTGGTAGTCAGAAAACCATTAAAGTTAGGGTCATGCCATGGCTGTAGTGTGTTGGCCAGGGTTGGGAGTAAAGCCTGGCCTCAATCCATGGAAGTTGGGATTGTCTGTGGGCAGGGTTGGAGTCGTACAGAGGGCCGAGTTAGGGGTCAGTCCTTACGTAGGGTTGAGGGTGAGTGTGTGGCCACATTTGGGAACAATTTGAAGTCTGGTTTGGGGTTGGGTTTGGACAAGGTTGGAGAACACTGTGAGGGTGGGTTTGGGGGTCAATCTAAGGCCAGGGTTAGAAGTTAGGCTGTCATCCTGTGCAAAACCTGACCCCTGGTGATATCATCAACCTACCAAGCTGTGGCCGCACAGGACCCAGCCACCCACAAGATGAGATCCACTCTGGGTCCAGAAAGCTCTTTCACTCAAGGCGGGGGTGGGGAGATGGAGGACAAGTGAAGAAGAAACTGGCTCCCCTCAGATGCAAAAAGAGAAGGCAGGCACAGGAAATAGAACACAACACTGACTTTAATGGGGCAGCCCTGAGCCGTAACCTTCAAACCTTCCGCCTCAGTACCCCGTGCGCGAGGAGGGAGGGGCGACTGCTACGGGCACATCGTCGATGTCCTCCCTACTCCTGGCGATCCCACGCCTCACCCCTTCCTCTCCAGCTGCTGCGGTCTCCGTCGCCGAGGTGGGTCCCAGGTAAGCTCCCAGGAGGGGCAGGGGAGCCCCTCAGCGGCCCGGGACAGATTCCCCCATGGCTGAGGGCATGGGGAACTAGCCTGGATGGAGACGCCGCCGTCCTCGGAGCTGGGCGGGGACCTGATTCTGGGGGTGTGGACAGAGCCAAGGGACCGCCCCCCAAGGCCCAGCGCCGGGAGATGCAAGGCCGGGCCCAAGGTGTTGGACACTGCTTTGGGGGACAGGCTAGGTCTCTGCACGTGGCTTCTGGGCTCTGGAAAGCGGTCCATTCTCCTGACCCGGATCTCCGGAGTGGTAGGAGGCGGCTCAGTCCCGGGCCTGCGCTCCTAGAGTTCCTGTCCCATCTCCTCCCACGCTCACCCATCCCAAGGAAGGAGGGCACTCGGGCCCCAGCAGGCTCGTGAGAGCAGCGGGCTCCGCCCTCCCAATGGTCTATCCATCGGTGGGTGGGTCCGGCGCGGCGTCGGGGCTCTGGCGGGTACCCGGGCGTCCCCGCGCGGCCCGGGCCGCCGCTCACCGCTGCTTACGCTCCGCCTGCTGGAGCCGCCGGGAGAGGTCTTCGATCCGCACATTCTTGAGCTGGAGCAGGTGCTCCAGGCGCCTTACCTTCATCTGCAGGACCTAAGCCGCACCGCGCAGGCGTCAAGCCTGGCGGTCTGCTCCCTCCTGCCCGGCCTCTGCTGGCCGCGAGCCCCCACCCGCAGCCTTCCTAGACCCCTCACCTGCACGGTCTCTTGAGAGGCCAACAGCTCCTGCTCCTTTTCAGCGATCTGGAGGACGAAGCTGGGGTCGCCCTGCAACGCCCGGTTATACGCTGGAGGCCGAGGCGCCGGCGGCCGGTCCCAGCTGGGGTGGGAAGCAGCTTAGCGGAGGCTTGGACCTCGGGCCCTACACTCACCCTTCCAGGGCCCTCGACCAGGCCTTCCCTTCTCCCCCTCTAGCCCCTTTCCTGCCTCCCGTCTCAGGCTCAGCGTACCGTGCCCCCCAACCCCAGCTGTGTGCAGAGATCACCAGCCTGGTGAAGTCTGGAACTCCCAGCTTCTTTACCTGAGCTGACCCCCTCCCTGGGGGTCCGGGACACCTTCACCTCGGGCCTTCTGGGATacacctgagacaaggcaagtggAGGAATGACTGTGCTGGAGTCTCATTCTCCTGCTTCCCCCTCCCTACTTCCACTCTCACAAGTGACAGGAAGAAGGACAGAAGGAAAGCTCCAACcgggagggagaaatggaaaagGCCACCTTACCCACATCCATGTAGCCACTGCCATCCTGGGGAGCCAGCTCCTGAAAGAACCCCGGGGGTCCGCTGTAAGCCCGGGCTCAGTCATCCCCAAGGAGCCCCATGTCCCTTCCACGGGCCCCCAGGCCAGGCTCTATTAGCCAAGCACCCCTCCCCCAcacttatcacccaggctggcctttCTGTGGTCTGGGGAGCgccccccacccagcccccagAGCAGTGGGAGAAGCTGGAGCGGGGTGGCACCTGTAAGGAGCCGGCGCCCTGCTTCCTGCGCCTCTGCCTCTCCTCCAGGCGCTGCCTCAGCGGGATGAGCACCAGCTCCACCACGCCTGGGGCGCACTGCGCGATCTTGCGCATCACGTCATCCGGTACTGAAAAGTTCAGCCTCTTCAGTACCTTCCTGAGGGGTAGACATTGGGATAGCAGATTGGGTCCTGGGGAAATGAAGCgaggggatgggggagagggaagggggcaTGGTGGTTGCTGTTCTGAGTGTACAGCCCTGGGGGAGTGAAAGCGCATCGCATCTGAGCTTCCTTGTGTGGGTGTTCCGAGGTTCCTTGCCTCCTTCCTAATAGAAGAGTCTCTTGATTTTGTAATCGGACGAATTCTGTCTGCGTTGaccctccccaccctgccaccaAAACAgtctcagcctgggcaaccaagacCATAGGAGATGATGGGGCTGCACAGGTATTCTGCTACCTGTTCAGATGACCCCAGTTGCTGAGCTTCTGCTGGAGAGAGTTGGCGGGGACATAATTGTGCATCTCCACCATCTTGGGGAAGTAAAACTTGATGACCTCTGCAACAAGGACTGAGGGAGAGGGGAGCAGACATGGAAAGTGGGGGCATGGGTAAGGAAGGAGGAGGTGAgagaaggtgggggtgggagaatcAGGCATGGCAGAGTGGTGGAACCCAATGGAGGGGTGGAGATGCGGAAAGGGGAAGGATAAGGAGGGAGACAAAGACATTAAGATTAGTGATAGGTAGAGGAGACTAAGTCTCCAGCATACCTCAGAGGAGCTGCATCCCTTCCCCACTAATTTAGGAATGGGAATACTGAGTCTCTGGTCCTCCAGTAGAGAATGAGTCAGCcagtgcaggggctcacacctgtaatcccaacactttgggaggctgaggcgggtagatcacctgaggccaggagttcgagaccagcctggccaacatggtgaaaccccatctctactaaaaatacaaaagttagccaggtgtggtggtgcatgtaaacccagctacttgggtggctgaggcagaagaatcgcttgaactcaggaggtggaggttgcagtgagctgagatcatgccactgcactccagcctgggcgacaagagtgagactctgtctcaaaaaaaaaaaaaaaaaaaaaagagaa is a genomic window containing:
- the SPEF1 gene encoding sperm flagellar protein 1, which gives rise to MASSVDEEALHQLYLWVDNIPLSRPKRNLSRDFSDGVLVAEVIKFYFPKMVEMHNYVPANSLQQKLSNWGHLNRKVLKRLNFSVPDDVMRKIAQCAPGVVELVLIPLRQRLEERQRRRKQGAGSLQELAPQDGSGYMDVGVSQKARGEGVPDPQGGGQLSWDRPPAPRPPAYNRALQGDPSFVLQIAEKEQELLASQETVQVLQMKVRRLEHLLQLKNVRIEDLSRRLQQAERKQR